One region of Miscanthus floridulus cultivar M001 chromosome 19, ASM1932011v1, whole genome shotgun sequence genomic DNA includes:
- the LOC136525561 gene encoding putative disease resistance RPP13-like protein 3, whose protein sequence is MDKHFEDERTTRLSDNSTNIDETAEREKNKEQNDLTKRFGDDIWAITRGLPLAVVLLSGLLKTREYPNEWEAVFKHLKSKQSKRLGTLLTTCFDDLPQDLKSCFLYFAAFPMNTPIEARKLVRLWMAEGFLRPRDGNTMENVGRIYLNELNSRNLVQFVKLDNINGDDELAVSVHHEVHHFVQLEAQEANFVDIHNGYDIPYLTSARRLSLQNYTNKYAALANSMPKLRSILSNFIEEDEEDTRGSVQEMNIEVDGEEDDSIENVTDGLRKLKDPDDGNISIKQQGKQNEISEQAKRDVKQSKKPWLGPWSGLLSYWGNGKKRQDYIKSYISETLQVSKFLRVVKLQGIEFGEKLPATIGNAVHLQYLGVTGCSLKWIPSAVGKLKHLQTLDVQDTYVQELPQAFWRIRALRHVSGTSIYLPKRVGNLKHLHTLVKVLPIPNPNHNCWDSKTFERMLRLQSLNIVDSSKDAENLNELFAAIEKPNILEYLQTLVLQANKFPMCIFTSSSQRRLRALELYGKLDVTMLSSEKGKEETNICLPNLTTLSLEDTEVTQDFMNYLANFPLLANLTLKQNSYKDAKCKLVFNSGGYKCLTKMTLCDLEDLEVQIMKSGLTVLTDLVISQSTQTQLTQVKLVVYGKHEFLKTLQHEKIELHAEAP, encoded by the exons ATGGATAAACATTTCGAGGATGAACGGACTACGAGATTATCTGACAACAGCACAAACATTGATGAGACAGCTGAGAGGGAAAAGAACAAAGAGCAGAATGATCTAACAAAAAGGTTTGGTGATGATATATGGGCTATAACAAGAGGCCTTCCACTTGCAGTTGTGCTCCTATCTGGCCTCCTAAAGACAAGGGAATATCCTAATGAGTGGGAAGCCGTTTTCAAACACCTCAAGTCCAAGCAATCAAAGAGGCTTGGTACTTTACTCACCACGTGCTTCGATGATCTCCCACAAGACTTAAAATCTTGCTTCCTCTACTTTGCAGCATTTCCTATGAACACACCTATCGAGGCTCGCAAGTTGGTACGCTTGTGGATGGCGGAGGGGTTCTTAAGACCCAGAGATGGGAACACCATGGAGAATGTAGGACGAATCTATTTGAACGAGCTGAATTCAAGGAATCTTGTGCAGTTTGTGAAGTTAGATAACATAAATGGAGATGACGAACTAgcag TGTCCGTCCACCATGAAGTGCATCATTTTGTACAGCTTGAAGCACAAGAGGCTAACTTTGTGGATATCCATAATGGCTATGATATCCCTTATTTAACATCTGCTCGCCGTCTCTCTCTACAGAATTACACAAACAAATATGCTGCTTTGGCAAACTCTATGCCAAAACTACGGTCTATCTTGTCCAACTTCATTGAAGAGGATGAAGAAGATACCAGGGGAAGTGTACAGGAAATG AACATAGAGGTAGATGGGGAGGAAGATGACAGTATAGAGAACGTGACAGATGGGTTGAGGAAACTAAAGGATCCTGATGATGGCAACATAAGTATTAAGCAACAAGGAAAGCAAAATGAAATCAGTGAGCAAGCAAAAAGGGATGTGAAGCAAAGCAAAAAGCCATGGTTAGGCCCATGGTCAGGCCTGCTTAGCTACTGGGGAAATGGGAAGAAACGCCAAGACTACATCAAGTCATATATAAGTGAGACGTTGCAAGTTTCCAAGTTCCTACGTGTCGTCAAACTGCAAGGAATTGAGTTTGGCGAGAAGTTGCCAGCGACAATTGGTAATGCTGTACACCTGCAATACCTTGGTGTCACTGGTTGTTCCTTGAAATGGATCCCGTCAGCAGTGGGCAAACTGAAACATCTTCAGACATTGGATGTTCAGGATACATATGTCCAGGAGCTTCCACAAGCATTTTGGAGGATTAGAGCACTACGACATGTGTCGGGCACTAGCATTTACTTGCCCAAGAGGGTGGGAAACTTGAAGCATCTACACACACTTGTGAAGGTGCTTCCTATTCCTAATCCTAATCATAATTGTTGGGATTCCAAGACATTTGAAAGAATGTTACGTCTTCAATCGCTAAATATTGTGGATTCTTCAAAAGATGCTGAAAATTTGAACGAACTGTTCGCTGCTATTGAAAAACCCAATATCCTGGAATATCTTCAAACACTAGTTCTACAAGCTAATAAGTTTCCGATGTGTATATTCACTAGCTCTTCCCAGAGGAGACTCCGTGCTCTTGAACTATATGGCAAGTTGGACGTGACGATGCTGTCATCTGAAAAAGGAAAGGAAGAAACAAATATCTGTCTCCCTAACCTGACTACTCTATCACTGGAAGATACAGAGGTGACACAGGACTTCATGAACTATCTTGCCAACTTTCCATTGCTAGCGAACCTGACACTGAAACAAAACTCTTACAAGGACgccaaatgtaaacttgttttcaaTTCTGGTGGATATAAATGTCTAACAAAGATGACACTTTGCGATTTGGAAGATTTGGAAGTTCAAATAATGAAATCTGGGCTTACAGTACTCACAGATTTGGTCATTTCACAGAGCACCCAAACCCAACTGACCCAAGTCAAACTCGTTGTCTATGGTAAGCATGAATTTTTGAAGACACTTCAACATGAGAAAATTGAACTTCATGCTGAAGCCCCTTAA